GACGTGTCGTGCGTCGGTGGGTAGGTCAGCCGGAACTCCGGGTGTTTGATCTTGCCGCCTGCATCGGCGATCGCGATCACGGCGATGAGGCTCGCGATGGTCGCCGCGGTGACGCCGGCTGCCGATGGAAGCAGGAGCTTCTGTCGCCAGACGCCCAATCCGATCGCAAGGGCGGCGAGGACGGAGTTCGCATACAGGAGGACGCCCCACGTGTCGGCCAGGTGCGTGTGATGGTCGAGCCAGGCCTGGCCGTCGCCGTCGAGTTCGCCGAACACGAAAGGGTAGGCGTCGTTTCCCGCCGGAATCACCAGGAATGCCGATGCGGCCGTGACCGCCACGAGCGCCAGTCCTGCGAGGAGGGTGGTGCGCTCGCGGGAAAGGAGCCCGACGAGGAGGACGACCCAAGCCACCGCGAGTCCCGTCACGGGGATGTGGTTGAGCAGTACATGGCGATACGCCGGGTCTTCCATCAGTTCCAACATGGCACGCTGAGACTCATCCTGTCGCTGCGGGCCCTTCCGTTCAATTCCGCGTGTTCGTCGCCCTGAAGCGACGCTGTTGGCCGCTCGAGGGATTCGCCGCGACGGCGAGGGCCGCGGCTGAGGTTGGTGATCCGGTGGGTCGGCACTCTTGCTGAAGGACGTCCGACGACCGGGATCCGGGCCCTTTCGGGCCGGACCCCGGTCGTTGATGAGACGTTTACTCTACGGGAACGACGAAGTACGCTGGAAGCATCAAGAACATCTCGTTCTCGGTGCTCTCCCCGCCGGTGATGTGGCAGGCGTCACATTCGCCATCGCCGGCGCCGGGGGACGAGTCGCAGCTCGCATCGTCGTCTTCCCCGTTGCAGGCCTCGCCGATCATGCCCGGGTTCACGCACGCCACCGGGACGCAGGTGCCGAAGGAGCCGGGCACGCGCGCGCTCTGGGGAACGCGCGACGCGCGCGTCACGGCATCGACGTTGGGTGTCCCGTCGTCGTTGACGCCATTGTTGTACGTCGAGCAGAAGTGCAGCCGTCGCTCGGCCGGGTCCTCGGAGTCGAACTCCAGGGGCGGATCGAAGAGCTCTACGTGCGGATCGTTGTAGACGAAGTTCTCGTAGAGGAGAGACCCGTCCGGGGCCTCGATCGTGAAGTACTCACCGTGCTTGTGCGTGTGCGAGGAGAGCTCGTACACCCGGCCGCCTTGGGGCAGGGTGAAGTCCGAACAGTACGTCTCCGTCGTGAACGGAGCGTTGTCTGCGATGAAGATGGGGCCCGTGAGCCCTCCCTGGTTGGCGTAGACCATGTTGTCCGCATCGGCGAAGTAGTAGTTCAGCCGCGCGTTGGTCGTCTGCTCGCCGACCGTGAGGTTGAATGCGTGGGGGTTCCAGAAGAGCATGCCTTCGCACGGGATCTGGTTGAACACGCCTTCGGGGTACTGACGGAAGTCCTGGGCGCGCTGTGCGCCTCCGATCGGGAAGAAACTCCGGCGGGCACCCGGGACCGACGGGCCGTAGCCGCCGCAGGTGAAGCCTTCGCGGAACTTGCTGACGCAGTGGCCTTCGCTGCATGCAGACGAATCGCGCGGATCACAGGCCTTGCCTTCGTCGGCGCCGATGGAGCAGGCGAAGCCGCCCCAGGACGGGTCCTCCCACAGGTCAGGATCGACGATCGAGTAGTTCAGGATCATGTGATGCGAGCCGGGATCCATCCGCAGCTCGCGGCTGTCGAACGGGAAGAAGTCGACGCCGAGATCTTCGTTCCTCTCGAGCAACTCGGCGGGAACCTGATCGCACACGTTGAAGTACGTTGCGAAGCAGCGCTCGACTTCGAGGCCCGGCGGGAGTCGGAATGAGGGCATCTCGATCTGGATGCCTTCGCCGGCCGCGGGTGCGTCGAGAGGCTTGATGCTGATCGGCTCGGCCTCGGGCAAGCAGCCCGGCACGAACTCGGCCGCGTCGAGGACGACGCCGGTTTCCGGTGCGCCGCCGTAGATCCACCAGCGAACGAGATTCAGGTCGTTCTCCGAAAGAGCCTCGCGGCCGATCGGCATTGGGCTACCGACGGCGTCTTCGCCGAGCGTCGCCGCGGCGAGCTTCTGATAGAGCAGGCTGCGCACGGCGGAGCCGGGGGCGACTCGGAGATCCGCACTGATGACCGACGGAACGTCGTGCAGGCTCGTCCACGAGTTGCCTGCGGTCAGGTCGAGACCGCCGGACGCCGTATCGGAGCCGTGACACGTGAGGTTGTTGCAGTCGTAGCCGTCGAAGACGACCTGCTGGACCGCATCGAACGTACTGTCGAACGCGACGCCGTCACACTCTGCCGGAGCAGAGGGATCGGTCGGCTCGGGATCCGTTGGTTCCGGATCCGTGGGCTCGGGGTCGGTCGGGCCGGGCTCGGTGGGCCCCGGGTCGGACGAATTCGTCGTCGAACTCCCGTCGCTGCCGCAGGCGGCCAGTGTGAACAGAGCCACGAGGGCCATCGGAACGACGAGTGAACGGTAGCGAAGTAGCTTCATGCGGCAGAATCCTCCGGTGGGACGGTCTCAATTTCGATCAGATCGAACGATTGAATAGATGGAATGTACCACATGGCGTTTGATCGGGGGAGCCGGAAACCCGCCAAGCGGCCGCCAGGGAGGGCTGTTCAGCCCGAAAATGGGGCGTTCGCGCAAGGAGGCGGACGGAGTTGGCATCTCCCGGCGTTGCGTCCCTGCTGGGCGGGCCCGGACCGCTCGCATCGCCCTGCGGATCGGTCGCCGGTTCCGCTTCAGCGACATCAGCTACGGGATGATGGCGGTCCTGATCTACACGCACACGATCGGTGGCCATTACACGTTCGAGCGGGTGCCGTTAGGGCTCGTCACCGATCTCTTCGGCTTCGAGCGGAACCACTACGACCGGGTCGCGCACTTCTCGGTCGGGCTCTACGCGTACCCAATGGCTGAGTTGTTGTTCCGCAAGAAGCTGGCGCGCGCGACGTGGGTCGTGTTGCTCTTCCCGGTCGCGACGATCTTCTCGGTCGCCGCGATCTACGAGATCATCGAGTGGATCTATGCGGATCTCGAAGGCGGGGCGTCGGGGGTCGTGTTTCTTGCGTAGGGCCTCGAACCGCTCGCCGAGGCCCGTCACGGCGCGCGTCGAGGGCCCGAGGTTCCGGCCGAGGCGCCACCCGTGTGCGTGATAGCCACGACGTCGCACAAAGCGGCGCAGGGCGAGGGTGGACATGTCGCTCGCGGTGAACCCGGGGAGGACGAGAACGGGATGTCCGTCTCCACGCGGCGCGAACTCGAACAGCGGGAGCGCCGCGAGGTACATCGAGAACTCGAACGCGGCGCGTCCCTCGAGGGCGAGATAGCCGAGAGGCGGCGGTTCGATTGCTTCGTGCGTCATCGACATGGCGGTTCCTTCAGGGGTTCGGGGTGGGGCTTGCGGCGGCGGCAGAGGCGCGAGTTCCCGCGGCCGGCAGAGTGGGGGCGGTAGGGGATCGACCCGGCGGTCTACGGCAGACCGGCGCCCGGTATGTCCACTTCGACGACTTCGATTCGGCCGGTGTGCTCGGCGCGACACTCGGCCGACTTGGAGTTCTTCGCCGTACAGATGAAGAGGTGTTTTCGTTGCGGTCCGCCCAGCATGCAGGCGAACGCCTGAGTCTCAACGGGGATACGATGCGTGACCTCGCCGCCGTCGCGAACGCGCAGCACTTGCGCACTCATGGGGCACGCGAGCCAGATCGCGCCTTCTTCGTCGAGGCAGATTCCGTCGGGCACCGAGCCGTCGAGTGCGGCGAACTCTCGCCGGCCGGACAGCGAGCCGTCGTCCGCGATGTCGAAGGCGCTGAGTCGCGCGGCGAAGGTCTCGCCGATGATCAGGGTCTTGCCGTCGGGCGTGATCACCGTGCCGTTCGGGAAGATCAAATCCTTGGCGACCTCGCGGGTGGCTCCGTCGGGGCACACCAGTACGAGCGAAGCTCCGACGGGAACCTGCGATTCTTCGATGTTCCAACCGAAGTTCCCGACGTACGCGCGGCCCTGCGCGTCCACCACCATGTCGTTGCAGTGCCAGGTGGCGTACGGAGACAGATCTGCGACTTCGCTGAGGGCGCCATCGTCCAGTCGCATGAGCTTCTTGTCGAGCATCGATACGACGAGCAGCGTGCCGTCGGGAAGCCAGCCGAGCCCCGAAGGTTGGTGCGGCACGTGGACGATGGTCTCGACGTTGCCGGCGAGGTCGACGGTCTGGACCCGGTCGGAGTGCATGTCGGAGAACCACAGGCGGTCGTCGCGCCAGCGGGGGCCTTCGGCGAAGGCGAGATCGGCGAGGAGGACTTCGGGTTTCTGCATCGGTTGGCACTCTGGCCTCCCGGTGGTGCATGGCGCAAGGGCTCGGCCGGTCCAGGTTCGGCCGGTTCGGGCAGAGGCTTCGGTCAAGGCTTCAAAGGCGACAATCTGGTGTTGACCGCCTCGATGGCGTGCCTGGATCTTCGCCTGCTCTGGGAGCGCGTTCCCGCTCAGTAGTGCCAGGGGAACTTCGAGAAGTCGCGCGGGCGCTTCTCGAGAAACGCGTCACGACCTTCGACGGCTTCATCGGTCATGTACGCGAGTCGCGTGGCTTCGCCGGCGAAGACCTGCTGGCCGACCATTCCGTCGTCGATCAGGTTTAAGGCGAACTTGGCCATCCGCTGCGCGGTCGGGCTCTTGGTGTTGACCTCGGCCGCCCACCCGAGCGCAAACTCCTCGAGCTCTGCATGCGGCACGAC
The Candidatus Binatia bacterium genome window above contains:
- a CDS encoding DUF2238 domain-containing protein — its product is MECTTWRLIGGAGNPPSGRQGGLFSPKMGRSRKEADGVGISRRCVPAGRARTARIALRIGRRFRFSDISYGMMAVLIYTHTIGGHYTFERVPLGLVTDLFGFERNHYDRVAHFSVGLYAYPMAELLFRKKLARATWVVLLFPVATIFSVAAIYEIIEWIYADLEGGASGVVFLA
- a CDS encoding SMP-30/gluconolactonase/LRE family protein — translated: MQKPEVLLADLAFAEGPRWRDDRLWFSDMHSDRVQTVDLAGNVETIVHVPHQPSGLGWLPDGTLLVVSMLDKKLMRLDDGALSEVADLSPYATWHCNDMVVDAQGRAYVGNFGWNIEESQVPVGASLVLVCPDGATREVAKDLIFPNGTVITPDGKTLIIGETFAARLSAFDIADDGSLSGRREFAALDGSVPDGICLDEEGAIWLACPMSAQVLRVRDGGEVTHRIPVETQAFACMLGGPQRKHLFICTAKNSKSAECRAEHTGRIEVVEVDIPGAGLP